The Rheinheimera mangrovi genome contains the following window.
TGTCAGTAAATTCAATCTGACCAGCCTGGAACGCCAGGATCACTGTAGATCCCAATTTAAAGCGGCCCATTTCAGCACCTTTTTCTAAGGTAACAGCTTGAGGCCCTGTGACAGGGTAGGTCCAACGGAATACATCTTTGCCTGTAGGCGGTGTCACAGTACCAGCCCAGACGGTTTCTATACTGGCCACTATAGTTGCGCCTACTAACACCAAAGCCATAGGGCCCAGTTCAGTATCAAAAATGGTCACAACACGCTCGTTACGGGCGAATAAATCCGGTACGTTTTCGGCTGTTAATGGGTTCACTGAAAACAGATCACCTGGCACATAAATCATTTCACGTAAGGTGCCTGCAATAGGCATATGAATACGGTGATAATCTTTGGGTGCTAAATAAATAGTTGCGAACTTACCGCCGGCATAAGGAGCAGCTGTAGCCGCATCTCCGCCTAATAAAGCCTGCAGTGAATAGTTGTGGTTCTTCGCCTGGATCAGCTTACCATCGACAATATCACCTAACTGGCTGATCGCGCCGTCTACTGGCTGGCAGACCACATCAGCATCAGCATTGATAGGGCGTAAGCCATCTTTTAACGGGCGGGTAAAAAACTCGTTAAAGCTGGCATAGTCCGAAGCTTTTTCAAATTGAGCTTCGGCCATATTAATTTTATAGGCCTTAATAAACAGATTAATCAGCGCATGGCTGATAAAACCTAAACGAGCCGCTGCCAGATAGCCGACAAGACGGGATAATAAATGCTTTGGCATTGCGTATTGCAATGCGATTTTGACTTGATCCATAGTGGATTTAAACCTCAGGGTTGAAAATAATTCGGTTTATCCTGCGCCATACTGAGCAGGATTTTATGGTAGTTGGCAAAACGTTCCGGGTGGATTTCTCCAATGCTGACCGCATGTTGTAAAGCGCAGCCCGGGTCGTTTAAATGTTTACAGTCTCGGAATTTGCAACGGCCAAGCCAGTCTTTAAACTCAGGATAACCTAAAGCTATTTGCTCTGGTTCCAGATGCCATAAGGCGAATTCGCGGATACCTGGTGAGTCAATTAAATCGCCGCCATCCGGTAAGTGATACAAACGTGCTGTGGTGGTGGTGTGTTGGCCTAAACCTGAGTTTTCTGAGACTTCACGGGTTTCGGCGGAAATATCCGGCAACAGGTTATTCACTAATGAAGATTTGCCGACACCAGACTGGCCGACAAAAATACTTACGCCTTGCTTCAGGTAAGAATCCAGCTGAGCTGTACCTTCACCTGTTTTTGCGCTTAACAATAAAAATTCGTAACCAATCTTCTGATAAATAGCCAGTTGCTGATCGACTTCCGCGCGCTGTTCTTCGGTTAATAAATCAATTTTATTCAGCAATAACAGAGGCTTGATATGCATGGCTTCAGCCGCTATTAAATAACGGTCGACTATATTCAGCGAAAACGCAGGTAAAACCGCTGAGACAATAATCATTAAATCTATATTGGCCGCTACAGGTTTTAAACCATCATAAAAGTCGGGACGCAGTAACACGGACTCACGTTCAGCTACAGCTTCAACTACGCCTTCTGGTCCACCGCCAGGCACTTTGGTGCGACGAAACACGACTTTGTCACCTGTGACCAGTGAGTTGATAGTGCGACGGATATTGCAGCGAAAAATCTGGCCTGCGCTATCTTCAATATCGGCATGTTGACCAAAACGACTGATCACTAAGCCATGTTCGGCTTCAGCCAGTAAGTCAGAATCCAGCTCTTTTTTGTTGGTTTTATTCTGAGCCCGGGCTAAACGACGATCCTGATTGGCGGCTATACGTTGATGCTGGCGTTGATTGAGGTGCTTTTTTTTGGTCACTGTGGCCTTGTGCCTTTACTGTCGCCTGACTGCGGCGGTTTTTACTTTGCTTAAGGCATAGTATGATACCGCTATTCGGGCAAGTTACAAAGCAGCAAAACTGGCTGCAAATAATCAAAGGTAAGAAGCATGGCGAGCAACGACAATAATCTGGTGTGGATCGATCTGGAAATGACAGGTCTGGATCCGGAAAAAGAAGTGATTTTAGAAATGGCCACCATAGTAACCGACAGCCAGTTAAATATTCTTGCTGAAGGCCCGGTGTTTGCCATTAAAACACCAAAAGAAGTTTTAGATGCTATGGATGCATGGTGTACTGAAACTCATGGTAAAAGTGGTTTAACCAAACGTTGCCTGGAAAGTGAAGTTGAGTTAGCCGACGCTATGGCTCAGACCATCCGCTTCCTGTCTGACTACGTGCCTGCAGGTAAATCACCTATGTGTGGCAACAGCATTGGTCAGGACCGACGCTTTTTAGTCAAATATGCGCCTGAATTCGAAGCCTTTTTCCACTACCGTAATCTGGATGTCAGCACTGTAAAAGAGTTGGCCAGAAGATGGTACCCGGAAGTGACTAAGCTGGTTAAAAAGTCATCAAGTCATTTAGCTCTGGATGATATTCGGGAATCTATTGCTGAATTAGCAGTTTATAAAAAACATTTTTTCAAAATTCCTGAATAAAATCTCTTGCAAAGGTCAGAGAATTTTGTAAAATGCGCGCCGCTTCGAACGAAAATTCAATTGAAGCGGCGTTTTTAGTAATCTTCTTTATAACCAAGATAAAGAACCATGTTTACTAAGAGCAGGATGCGGGCATAGCTCAGTTGGTAGAGCGCGACCTTGCCAAGGTCGAGGTCACGAGTTCGAGCCTCGTTGCCCGCTCCAAATTCAAATTGGACCACCAATACCAATTTGAAAAAATAAGTACACACCCATGCGGGCATAGCTCAGTTGGTAGAGCGCGACCTTGCCAAGGTCGAGGTCACGAGTTCGAGCCTCGTTGCCCGCTCCAAATTTTACTCCCTTTTCTATTTTCATCTTAAATCCAAAACTTACTCTTTTGCCTTGAACCCAACTTGCTGCCTGATTTTATTACTGCTATCTTTGCCAAAATAAGTCATGAGGTAAGACCAGTATGAAAGCCATCAATAAACTTGGCCGTTATGTTGCCAAAATCAATAACTACTCGCCTTGGCTCCGTTCGCCTTTATTGAGCTTGTTATTTGGTAAAGCTGTGAAATTTGCAGGCACAGCTTCGGTCAAAGTCGATGTATTAAATTTTCAGCAGGCAAAGTTAAGCTTGGCCAATAAAACCAAGGTGCAAAACCATATAGGGTCTGTGCATGCGGCTGCAATGGCCTTGCTGGGTGAATCGGCCAGTGGTTTTTTAGTGGGTTTGCATGTGGCAGACGACCGTATTCCGCTGCTAAAGTCGATGCAGCTGAATTATGTCAAAAGAGCCACTGGTAAATTGGTCGCTACGACGTCGCTGACGGATGAGCAAATTCAGTTTATTCGTGATACCGAAAAAGGCGATATCACGATTTTGGTAAAGATCACCGACGAACTGAATGTTGAACCTGTGATCGCAGAGTTTGTCTGGGCCTGGGTGCCGAAGCAGAGAAAATAAAGCTTGGATGGTTTGTTACAGGCTATGATTAACCCAGTACCGGAGACTTCTATGCCTGCATCCCCTTGTAACAGAATTTGTTGTTTAAACCACTGCGATGTTTGTTTAGGTTGTGGTCGTACTTTGCAGGAGATTAAAGACTGGCATACGGCTGATAAAAAACAAAAGCTGGAGATTTTACAGCAGGCTCAGCAGCGACTTATAGCTCAACCACAATTTGATATCAGGCATCCCGAGGCAACCCCTTCTGAATAACCCTGACTAATCTGTCGGTCTGGCGACTTAATAAATTCTGCTGCAGCAGGCCTTTTTTCTGCTGCTGTCCTAAAGCCCACTGAATATGTTCCTGTACTAACGGCTCACTTAACGGCAGTTGCTGTTGCAAGGCTTCAATAATGGCCACATCAAAAGGCGCATTGCCCAAGGCTACGGCAATATTGCGTTGCCAGCGTTGATAGCCTATACGGCGAATCGCTGAACCTTCAGTGTATTTTAAAAATTCAGCTTCGCTCCATTGCCATAAATCCAGCAGGGATTTATGCAGCCACTGTGGTCTGCGCTGAAAATCTTGTTCTTTTGTGGTGTCGGCGGCTCTGTTCACAGGGCAAACCAGCTGACAATCATCACAACCATAAATACGGTTACCAAGCAAAGGCCGGAATTCTTCAGGAATAGCACCTTGTAGCTCAATAGTCAGATAAGAAATACAGCGTCTGGCATCCACTGTGTAAGGTGCAACTATGGCCTGAGTAGGACAGATAGTGATACATGCAACACAGGTACCACAATCGCCGGTATGAACAGGATCAACAGGCAAAGGAATATCAACCAGCAATTCGCCGAGAAAAAACCAGGAACCCGCTTCCTGATTTAATACCAGACTGTGTTTTCCTTGCCAGCCTAAACCTGCTTTAACCGCAAGCGGCCGTTCCAGAATAGGTGCTGAATCAACAAAAGGCCGGAAACCTAAAACACCTAACTCTTTTTCTATCCGTTCACCTAACTGTTTTAAGCGGTTGCGAATGAGCTTATGGTAATCCCGCCCCAGCGCATAACGACTGATATAAGCCATCGAAGGATCGGCCAGATTAGCTGCAAACTGCGCATGCTCCGGCAAGTAATCCATCCGCGCGCTGATCACCCGGATTGTGCCTGGGTGTAATTCGGCAGCGCGCGCTCTTTTCATGCCATGAGCGGCCATATACTCCATTTCGCCATGGAAACCTGCATCCAGCCATTGCTGCAATTTAGCTTCTTCCGATGTTAAATCTGTATCGGTAATGCCTATCTGCTGGAAGCCAAGTTGTTGGCCCCAGACTTTAATTTGCTCTGCAAGATACTGCCAACTAATAGGGCCGCTTGCGCTATTGACGGTGTCACTGATCATCATAAAATCCACTGTTTCTCGCCGCACACTTTAACATAAAAGCCGATCTGATTTTTGCTTGGTCCGTTGCGTATACTATTGCAGAAGAAACTGGCTGCTCCGCGCTGTTTTTGTTAGCATAGCGGCCAATTCACGAACAATACGTGCGCTTAAAAACAGATATGACTGAGAAGACTCAGCTTAGGTACAGATGACAGCTCAAAGCTACATTTTTCATTTAGTGGACGAAACCGCTACTTTGGTCTTGGCCGCCTTATTTGCACCGCATTTACGCAGTGGTGCTGTGCTGTATTTACAGGGCGATTTAGGTGCAGGTAAAACGACCTTCAGTCGTGGCCTGCTTCAGGCTATGGGGCATCAGGGTAATGTAAAAAGCCCGACTTACACTTTGGTTGAGCCATACAGTATCGGCGAGCAGCAAGTATTTCATTTTGATTTGTACCGGCTGCGCGACCCTGAAGAACTTGAGTTTATGGGTATTCGGGACTATTTCTCCAAAGGCAACTTATGTCTGATTGAATGGCCTGAACGTGGTTATGGTTTGTTGGCGGATGCTGATCTGGATCTGCAGTTACAGATCGATCAAAACCAGCGTCAGTTGCGCGTCACGGCGAACCAACCAGAAGCAGTGTCGTGGATGGACGCTATAGTGCACGCCTGGGAGCAGGCTCAATGAGTCTGACACTTCGGGTTGTGGCTCTGATGCTGTTACTTGTTTCCAGCCAAAGCTGGGCTGTGAACAGTGTCAAAGGTGTGCGTATTTGGCATGCGCCTGATAACACCCGACTGGTGCTGGATTTAGCGAATGCGCCTTCACATAAAGTAAAACGCTTAAGTAATCCAAGCCGACTTGAAATCGAACTTGCCGGTGTAACCAGTTTAAATATTGGCGCTGTTAGCGGGGACTCGCCCTTAGTGAAAAGGGTGTATGCCAGCCGTACCCCCAGTGCAGCTACAGCTGTAGTGATAGAATTGTCTTTTCCGGTTAATGACAGTATTTTTTCTTTGCCGCCGTCACCACCTTATGGTCATAGGCTGGTGGTGGATTTAAAAGCGCAAGGCCGAGCCTCGTCTGCCGGTCAGGGCGCACCAGTGACTTCCGTCACACCATCCTCGTCAGTTTCGGCGGCCTCTCAGCCGGTAAGGTCTGAACCTCTGAGTACAGTCAATACAAGAGCAGTTGGCCGTGACATTATTATCGCCATTGATGCCGGTCATGGTGGCCAGGACCCTGGTGCAGTGGGGCCTAAAGGTACTTATGAAAAAAATATTACTCTGTCTATATCACGCCAACTAGCGGACATGATCAATAAGCAGCCAGGTTTAAAAGCTGTGCTGACCCGCACTGGTGATTACTATATTCATCCGAATAAAAGACCTGAAATTGCAAGGCAGAAACAAGCTGACTTACTTATTTCTGTGCATGCAGACGCAGTACAAAACCGCAAAGCTCATGGCGCTTCAGTCTGGGTGTTATCGATGCGTCGTGCTACCACTGAAGTGGGCCGGATGCTGGAACAAACAGAGCAACATTCGGAGCTATTAGGTGGTGTAGGCGAGATCATCAAAGATTCGGCCAACGAACGATATCTGGCGCAAACTGTGTTGGATTTGTCGATGAACCACTCGATGGTGACAGGTTTTGAAGTAGCCAAAGAAGTGTTACGTGAAGTGGCACCTATAGCGCATTTGCATAAAAAAGAACCACAAGCTGCCAGCTTAGCTGTGTTAAAAGCGCCCGATATTCCGTCTATTTTGTTTGAAACAGGTTTTATCTCCAACTACAACGAAGAACGTTTACTGAAAGATTCAGGCCATCAGCACAAACTGGCGTTGGCCATGTTCAGAGCTATAAAACGCTATTTTGAAAAATCACCTCCAGCTGATTCGCTTTTTGCCGCCCATAAAAATAATGGTCGCTCAGTGCCTACTGTGATGCCTACCTCACAAAACCGATCCACTGCTGTGGCAAGTACCAGCAGCAGTACCCGCACTCATAAAGTGAAACGTGGTGAGTCTTTATCCAGAGTGGCGAAACACTATGGTGTCAGCATGGCTGAACTTCGCAGACACAATAATCTGAAAAGCGACAACATTCTGATTGGCCAGGTGCTTAGGATCCCCTGATGCCTATTCAAATTTTACCTCCTCAACTGGCAAACCAGATTGCTGCAGGCGAAGTGGTAGAACGTCCTGCCTCTGTCGTCAAAGAGCTGGTTGAAAACAGCCTGGATGCCGGTGCCGATCAAATTCTGATTGAGATTGAGCGTGGTGGCAGTAAAAAAATCCTTATTCGTGACAATGGTTCTGGTATAGCTGAAGCTGAATTAGGCCTGGCTTTAAGTCGGCATGCCACCAGTAAAATCAGTTCCCTGGATGATTTAGAACAAATTGTAAGCCTTGGTTTTAGGGGCGAAGCTTTAGCTTCTATCAGTTCGGTCTCGCGTCTGACTTTAACCTCAAAACCTGCAGCTCAGGATAAAGCCTGGCAAGCCTATGCCGAAGGTCGGGATATGCAGGTGCAAATTAAACCTGCAGCTCATCCGGATGGCAGCAGCATTGAAGTGCTGGACCTGTTTTTTAATACCCCGGCGCGACGTAAGTTTTTGCGCAGTGATAAAACCGAATTTGCTCATATAGACGAGTTGGTGAAACGCCTGGCATTAAGCCGTTTTGACGTCAGCTGGACTTTAATTCATAACGGCCAGACAGTACGACAACTGAAAAAAGCCGATAGTCGTGAAGCTCAGCAAAAACGCGTAGCCGCTTTGTGTGGCAAAAATTTTCTGCAGCAGGCCGCTTTTGTCGAAGTAGCGTACGATGATTTAAAGCTTTGGGGCTGGGTGTTGCAACCCTCAGCCTGTAAAGAGCAACTGCAGTGTCAGTACAGCTATGTCAACGGCCGTATGATGAAAGATAAATTACTGAATCATGCGATACGTCAGGCTTATGGCTCTATGCTCAGTGCTGAACAGCAACCCGCTTTTGTACTCTATCTGGACATTAATCCACGTCAGGTTGATGTCAACGTGCATCCGGCCAAACACGAAGTACGGTTTCATCAGGCCCGTTTAGTACATGATTTTGTCGCGTCGGCATTAACTAATGCACTATTGCAGTTAGAACCGCAGCAACAGAGTATTGAGGTTGTGGCACCACCAGAACCTCCAGTCTTTTCTATGCCGGCAGCCCCAGCGTTAAAACCTGCGTCAGGCCATACTCAGCATTCAGCCTCTGCTCCAGCTTATGCTGCCAGACCTTCGGCTTATGCTGGCCAGCCTTATCGGCCTGCTGTGGCACAACCTGCAGCACAAAGCTGGCCGGTTTTTGCTGCAAAAACTCAGCGAGTGGAGCAATCAGTTTCTGTTGCCCAACATGATGCTTTAATCAGCCAGAATCGTTATTTGCTAAGCTCTGGCTCAGATCAAGTCTGGATAGTCGATCTTGCAGCCAGCGCCGCCAGATTATGGCTTGAACAAGGTGCAGAGCCTTTACCTTTATTAATGCCGGTTCGGTTAACGTTGCAACAGACAGAACAAGAGTATTTGCTCAGCAAAGCGGATTTATTAAGCCACCTCGGCTTTGACTTTTTAGTCAGTAATCAAACTTTGATTGTCAGAGCAGTGCCGGCCTGGCTTCGACAAAGTGCGGTTGCTCAGTGGCTGCCGCTTTGGTGGCAAGGCTGGTTACAGCAGCAGGACACACAACTGCTAAGCTTATTGCTGCAGCAGTTATTAGGCTCTGCTGTGCTGCAGGCATCTGCTTTAGTGAAACATTTTCCATTGTTAAGTAAACAGGGGCCACATTGGCACGCCGTGCCGCTGGATTTAACAGCTTCTATTCAGTTATTACAGGACTCAGATGGATCCTAAAGTTATTTTTTTAATGGGGCCTACAGCCAGCGGTAAAACGTCCTTGGCTATTGATCTGTATAAAAGCATCCCCGCAGAGCTGATTAGCGTTGATAGCGCCTTAATCTATAAAGGCATGGATATCGGTACCGCCAAGCCAACAGCGGCAGAGCTTCTGGATGCACCTCATCACTTAATTGATATTCTTGATCCTGCTTCAGCGTATTCAGCCGCGGATTTTCGCACTGATGCGTTACGACTTATTGCTGATATCCACAGCAGGGGGAAAACCGCTATTCTGGTAGGCGGCACTATGTTGTATTTCCGCACGCTGTTGCAGGGGATATCACCTTTACCTGAAGCAGATCCAGAAATACGACAGCAGATCGAAGCTGAAGCGGCAGAACATGGTTGGGGTTATTTACACCAGCAATTGGCAAACTTTGACCCGGTATCGGCGGCTCGTATTCACCCTAATGATCCACAGCGGGTTAACAGGGCGATAGAAGTGTACCGGTTAACCGGTAAAAGTTTAACTGAACTGACAGAACACAAAGGCGAGCCTTTTCCATACCCGCTGCAACAATTTGCTATCAATCCAACAGATCGGTCTGAACTTCACCAGCGTATAGCTGTCAGATTCCGGCAAATGTTAGATTGTGGTTTTGCCGATGAAGTAAAAAATCTGATGCAACGAGCAGATCTGCATTTGGATTTACCTTCGATGCGTTGTGTGGGCTACCGTCAGATGTGGCTACACCTGCAAGGACAGCTGTCTGAGCAGGAAATGATTGATC
Protein-coding sequences here:
- the asd gene encoding archaetidylserine decarboxylase (Phosphatidylserine decarboxylase is synthesized as a single chain precursor. Generation of the pyruvoyl active site from a Ser is coupled to cleavage of a Gly-Ser bond between the larger (beta) and smaller (alpha chains). It is an integral membrane protein.) produces the protein MDQVKIALQYAMPKHLLSRLVGYLAAARLGFISHALINLFIKAYKINMAEAQFEKASDYASFNEFFTRPLKDGLRPINADADVVCQPVDGAISQLGDIVDGKLIQAKNHNYSLQALLGGDAATAAPYAGGKFATIYLAPKDYHRIHMPIAGTLREMIYVPGDLFSVNPLTAENVPDLFARNERVVTIFDTELGPMALVLVGATIVASIETVWAGTVTPPTGKDVFRWTYPVTGPQAVTLEKGAEMGRFKLGSTVILAFQAGQIEFTDKQYPTAVTRMGEPFAEIVSKA
- the rsgA gene encoding small ribosomal subunit biogenesis GTPase RsgA → MTKKKHLNQRQHQRIAANQDRRLARAQNKTNKKELDSDLLAEAEHGLVISRFGQHADIEDSAGQIFRCNIRRTINSLVTGDKVVFRRTKVPGGGPEGVVEAVAERESVLLRPDFYDGLKPVAANIDLMIIVSAVLPAFSLNIVDRYLIAAEAMHIKPLLLLNKIDLLTEEQRAEVDQQLAIYQKIGYEFLLLSAKTGEGTAQLDSYLKQGVSIFVGQSGVGKSSLVNNLLPDISAETREVSENSGLGQHTTTTARLYHLPDGGDLIDSPGIREFALWHLEPEQIALGYPEFKDWLGRCKFRDCKHLNDPGCALQHAVSIGEIHPERFANYHKILLSMAQDKPNYFQP
- the orn gene encoding oligoribonuclease; this encodes MASNDNNLVWIDLEMTGLDPEKEVILEMATIVTDSQLNILAEGPVFAIKTPKEVLDAMDAWCTETHGKSGLTKRCLESEVELADAMAQTIRFLSDYVPAGKSPMCGNSIGQDRRFLVKYAPEFEAFFHYRNLDVSTVKELARRWYPEVTKLVKKSSSHLALDDIRESIAELAVYKKHFFKIPE
- a CDS encoding DUF4442 domain-containing protein yields the protein MKAINKLGRYVAKINNYSPWLRSPLLSLLFGKAVKFAGTASVKVDVLNFQQAKLSLANKTKVQNHIGSVHAAAMALLGESASGFLVGLHVADDRIPLLKSMQLNYVKRATGKLVATTSLTDEQIQFIRDTEKGDITILVKITDELNVEPVIAEFVWAWVPKQRK
- a CDS encoding DUF1289 domain-containing protein, which translates into the protein MPASPCNRICCLNHCDVCLGCGRTLQEIKDWHTADKKQKLEILQQAQQRLIAQPQFDIRHPEATPSE
- the queG gene encoding tRNA epoxyqueuosine(34) reductase QueG, whose amino-acid sequence is MMISDTVNSASGPISWQYLAEQIKVWGQQLGFQQIGITDTDLTSEEAKLQQWLDAGFHGEMEYMAAHGMKRARAAELHPGTIRVISARMDYLPEHAQFAANLADPSMAYISRYALGRDYHKLIRNRLKQLGERIEKELGVLGFRPFVDSAPILERPLAVKAGLGWQGKHSLVLNQEAGSWFFLGELLVDIPLPVDPVHTGDCGTCVACITICPTQAIVAPYTVDARRCISYLTIELQGAIPEEFRPLLGNRIYGCDDCQLVCPVNRAADTTKEQDFQRRPQWLHKSLLDLWQWSEAEFLKYTEGSAIRRIGYQRWQRNIAVALGNAPFDVAIIEALQQQLPLSEPLVQEHIQWALGQQQKKGLLQQNLLSRQTDRLVRVIQKGLPRDA
- the tsaE gene encoding tRNA (adenosine(37)-N6)-threonylcarbamoyltransferase complex ATPase subunit type 1 TsaE, with translation MTAQSYIFHLVDETATLVLAALFAPHLRSGAVLYLQGDLGAGKTTFSRGLLQAMGHQGNVKSPTYTLVEPYSIGEQQVFHFDLYRLRDPEELEFMGIRDYFSKGNLCLIEWPERGYGLLADADLDLQLQIDQNQRQLRVTANQPEAVSWMDAIVHAWEQAQ
- a CDS encoding N-acetylmuramoyl-L-alanine amidase; its protein translation is MSLTLRVVALMLLLVSSQSWAVNSVKGVRIWHAPDNTRLVLDLANAPSHKVKRLSNPSRLEIELAGVTSLNIGAVSGDSPLVKRVYASRTPSAATAVVIELSFPVNDSIFSLPPSPPYGHRLVVDLKAQGRASSAGQGAPVTSVTPSSSVSAASQPVRSEPLSTVNTRAVGRDIIIAIDAGHGGQDPGAVGPKGTYEKNITLSISRQLADMINKQPGLKAVLTRTGDYYIHPNKRPEIARQKQADLLISVHADAVQNRKAHGASVWVLSMRRATTEVGRMLEQTEQHSELLGGVGEIIKDSANERYLAQTVLDLSMNHSMVTGFEVAKEVLREVAPIAHLHKKEPQAASLAVLKAPDIPSILFETGFISNYNEERLLKDSGHQHKLALAMFRAIKRYFEKSPPADSLFAAHKNNGRSVPTVMPTSQNRSTAVASTSSSTRTHKVKRGESLSRVAKHYGVSMAELRRHNNLKSDNILIGQVLRIP
- the mutL gene encoding DNA mismatch repair endonuclease MutL is translated as MPIQILPPQLANQIAAGEVVERPASVVKELVENSLDAGADQILIEIERGGSKKILIRDNGSGIAEAELGLALSRHATSKISSLDDLEQIVSLGFRGEALASISSVSRLTLTSKPAAQDKAWQAYAEGRDMQVQIKPAAHPDGSSIEVLDLFFNTPARRKFLRSDKTEFAHIDELVKRLALSRFDVSWTLIHNGQTVRQLKKADSREAQQKRVAALCGKNFLQQAAFVEVAYDDLKLWGWVLQPSACKEQLQCQYSYVNGRMMKDKLLNHAIRQAYGSMLSAEQQPAFVLYLDINPRQVDVNVHPAKHEVRFHQARLVHDFVASALTNALLQLEPQQQSIEVVAPPEPPVFSMPAAPALKPASGHTQHSASAPAYAARPSAYAGQPYRPAVAQPAAQSWPVFAAKTQRVEQSVSVAQHDALISQNRYLLSSGSDQVWIVDLAASAARLWLEQGAEPLPLLMPVRLTLQQTEQEYLLSKADLLSHLGFDFLVSNQTLIVRAVPAWLRQSAVAQWLPLWWQGWLQQQDTQLLSLLLQQLLGSAVLQASALVKHFPLLSKQGPHWHAVPLDLTASIQLLQDSDGS
- the miaA gene encoding tRNA (adenosine(37)-N6)-dimethylallyltransferase MiaA, producing MDPKVIFLMGPTASGKTSLAIDLYKSIPAELISVDSALIYKGMDIGTAKPTAAELLDAPHHLIDILDPASAYSAADFRTDALRLIADIHSRGKTAILVGGTMLYFRTLLQGISPLPEADPEIRQQIEAEAAEHGWGYLHQQLANFDPVSAARIHPNDPQRVNRAIEVYRLTGKSLTELTEHKGEPFPYPLQQFAINPTDRSELHQRIAVRFRQMLDCGFADEVKNLMQRADLHLDLPSMRCVGYRQMWLHLQGQLSEQEMIDQGIAATRQLAKRQLTWLRSWPELNWLKTEDKQAENLQAILTSLS